In one window of Artemia franciscana unplaced genomic scaffold, ASM3288406v1 Scaffold_4982, whole genome shotgun sequence DNA:
- the LOC136043360 gene encoding craniofacial development protein 2-like — translation MNSLATASDDRCSFIPSRPLLAPGPRNDQRLNLLDHGGLRIATWNVLTLNFPGAKTLLAMELKRFRISIAGITETHLVGNGTDPIGEGYHLLWSGQTTTRRNGVGLVLDNKSIKCLLSFTPVSNRIANARLSHKQGKMTVLVCYAPTNEADDEAKETFYSALANELSKISPHDIVILLGDMNATVSDNHDLWRQVIRPVIPDPLNDNGLRLLQLCSMHNLVITNTLFAGKDIHKYTWYSNDGRTKKMIDYIIVSQRWRSSISNCRT, via the coding sequence ATGAATAGCTTAGCAACTGCCTCGGATGACCGATGTTCTTTTATCCCATCACGACCCTTGCTCGCCCCTGGACCGAGAAATGACCAGCGATTGAATCTCCTTGACCACGGTGGCCTCCGGATTGCCACCTGGAATGTATTGACATTGAACTTTCCCGGAGCAAAGACGCTTCTGGCGATGGAACTGAAGCGATTCCGCATCTCTATTGCTGGAATAACAGAAACCCACCTAGTCGGGAATGGGACTGATCCCATAGGTGAGGGATACCACCTTCTATGGTCCGGACAGACAACGACTAGGAGAAATGGGGTCGGACTAGTACTTGATAACAAGTCCATAAAGTGTCTACTGTCATTTACTCCCGTCTCGAATAGAATAGCTAATGCTCGACTGAGTCATAAGCAAGGAAAAATGACAGTCCTTGTCTGCTATGCTCCGACAAATGAAGCCGACGACGAAGCAAAAGAAACTTTCTACTCTGCCCTGGCTAATGAACTGTCCAAGATATCCCCCCACGATATTGTCATCCTTTTGGGTGATATGAATGCAACAGTGAGCGACAACCACGACCTATGGCGGCAAGTCATCAGACCAGTTATTCCGGACCCCCTAAATGACAATGGGCTAAGGCTCCTTCAACTGTGCAGCATGCATAACCTTGTCATTACGAACACGCTGTTCGCAGGGAAGGATATCCACAAATACACATGGTACAGCAACGACGGCCGTACCAAAAAAATGATCGACTATATCATTGTCTCACAGAGATGGAGATCCTCGATTAGTAATTGCAGGACGTAA